From Medicago truncatula cultivar Jemalong A17 chromosome 7, MtrunA17r5.0-ANR, whole genome shotgun sequence, a single genomic window includes:
- the LOC11433811 gene encoding heat stress transcription factor B-3: protein MEGVVISEKGLLECGRKCTPSPFLLKTYMLVEDPITDGVISWNDEGTAFVVWQPAEFARDILPTLFKHSNFSSFVRQLNTYGFRKVATSRWEFCNERFKKGERELLSEIRRRKAWSNKQQQTVQNQDSDEDQRSSSTSSTSGYTNLVDENKRLKKENVVLNSELTSMKRKCKELLDLVSIHTKKMEEEEAKDNDKRPMLFGVRLDVQQGERRIKRTRAEISENASILLSQSCK, encoded by the exons atggAAGGAGTGGTTATTAGTGAGAAGGGATTATTGGAATGTGGAAGAAAGTGCACTCCATCACCCTTCTTGTTGAAGACATACATGTTGGTTGAGGATCCGATAACCGATGGTGTGATATCGTGGAACGATGAAGGAACGGCGTTTGTGGTGTGGCAGCCGGCGGAGTTTGCTCGTGATATCCTTCCAACACTCTTCAAGCATAGCAACTTCTCTAGCTTTGTACGGCAGCTCAATACTTAT GGATTTCGTAAAGTTGCAACAAGTAGATGGGAGTTTTGCAATGAAAGATTTAAGAAAGGTGAAAGAGAGTTACTATCCGAGATTCGGAGAAGGAAGGCCTGGAgcaacaagcaacaacaaacGGTACAAAACcaagattctgatgaagatcaaagATCGTCATCAACCTCATCAACTTCAGGTTACACTAATCTAGTGGATGAAAACAAGCGACTCAAGAAGGAAAATGTGGTGTTGAATTCTGAGCTAACAAGCATGAAAAGGAAGTGTAAGGAACTACTTGATTTGGTCTCAATTCATAccaaaaaaatggaagaagaggAAGCTAAAGATAATGATAAAAGGCCAATGCTGTTTGGGGTGAGATTGGATGTTCAACAAGGAGAAAGAAGGATTAAAAGGACTAGAGCTGAGATTAGTGAAAACGCAAGCATTTTGTTGTCTCAATCATgcaaatag